A part of Methanobacterium bryantii genomic DNA contains:
- a CDS encoding response regulator yields the protein MMTNPINILLVEDNPADARLIKEVFKDTKTKNRLYVVKDGVEAMAFLNQELEYADIPRPDVILLDLNLPRKDGREVLKELKEDDSLKRVPIVILTTSSAEEDIIKTYNNHANCYITKPVDFDQFLKVINSIEDFWLSVVKLPSNLNGD from the coding sequence ATGATGACCAATCCAATAAATATCTTACTGGTTGAAGATAATCCCGCAGATGCACGACTCATAAAAGAAGTCTTCAAAGATACAAAAACTAAAAATAGATTGTACGTGGTAAAGGATGGTGTAGAGGCAATGGCCTTTTTAAATCAAGAATTGGAGTATGCAGACATACCGAGACCTGATGTTATTTTGCTTGATCTAAATTTGCCCCGTAAAGACGGTCGTGAAGTTTTAAAAGAATTGAAGGAAGATGATTCATTAAAACGCGTGCCAATTGTCATTTTAACTACTTCAAGTGCTGAAGAAGACATAATTAAAACTTATAATAATCATGCAAATTGTTATATCACCAAACCTGTGGATTTTGACCAGTTTCTTAAAGTTATAAACTCTATTGAAGATTTTTGGCTTTCAGTTGTTAAATTACCTTCTAATTTAAATGGAGATTGA